DNA from Salinispora arenicola:
GACGGGCACCAACCGCGCCCGGGAAGGGTCAGCGTGGCGTACGGACAACCGCGACGGGGCAGTCGGCGTGGTGCAGCGCTGACTGGCTGACCGAGCCCAGCAGGAGGCCGGCGACCGCGCCGTGTCCGTGCCCACCGACCACCAGTAGCTGGGCCTGTTGGGACATGTCGGTGAGGATCGTTCCGGGCCGGCCGCGTGCGGTTCGCTGGTGGACGGTCACGTCCGGCCACCTCTCGCCGAGTCCGGCGACGGATTCGGCGAGTACCCGTTGTTCCTCGTGGCGCAGCTTGTCCTCGTCGTAGACGAGCGGCTGCATGTCACCTGGACCGCCGGAGACCGGGTGCAGGTAGGCGTGCACCGCGACGAGGTCGGTGCCGCGCAGCGACGCCTGCTCCGCGGCGAACTCGATGGCGGGAGGGGACAGGACCGATCCGTCCACGCCGACGACCACCGGCCCTTCGGCGCGGTCAGCACCTCGGGCGACCAGCACCGGGCAGTCGGCGTGGGTGGCGACCTGCACCGCGACGGAACCGACCACGAGGGTGGCGAATCCGCCCAGGCCCCGGTCACCCAGCACGATCAGTACCGCCGTTGGGGCCTCACCGAGCAGTACCGCGGCGGCTTCACCGTCGATGATCTCGCCTGACACCTGAAGACCGGGCGCGGTCGCCTCGGCCTCGGCCACTGCGGTGGCGACGAGTTGCTCCGCCTGCTGGCGTAGGCCCGAACCGGGGGGGCCGCCGGCCGGTGCCCCCACCGGTACGTGGAGTAGGGGCCAGATGAAGCCGTGGACGATCCGCAGTGTGCGGTGCCGTCTGGCGGCCTCGGTGGCCGCGAGGCGCACTGCCCGCAGGGCCTGCTCGGAACCGTCCACGCCGACTACCACTGCTGCGCCGTTCGCCGAGTTCACCCAGTTCACCCCTGGGCCAGTATCGCGGGCGTCGGGCTGGTCCGGGGACGCAACCGTCGGGTTCCCTCCGGCTCGGTCGCCGGCATCAGATACCTGATATAAACCTAGCGTCCTAGGCTGCCCTACGAGAAGTGTGCCCCACCACACCCGGAAACCACACGCACCAGCCCTGACGCAGCACATAAGTGCCCTGACAGGGCGGATATAGTGGCAACGCAACTTGCCCGGCCCGCGATCACCTGGATCGCGGGCCGCGTCGAAGGTCGGTCCCGAGTCGGGGTCGCAGAGCCAGCTGCCGCTGGCCCGACAGCACGAGGGCCCGCGCTGGTGCGGGTCGGGCACCGGAGCGCGCAGTGGAGGAGGTTCGGTGTCGCATCGGCCGGCTCGAGCGGGAACTCCGCGCGCCTCCGGCCACCTCACCGACCAGGTGTTCACCCTGCCGAATCTGATCAGCTTCGCCCGGCTGCTCGGGGTGCCACTCTTCCTCTATCTGCTGCTGGTGGCCCGCGCGGACGTGGCCGCGATCGTGGTGCTGGCGATCGGCGGCACCACCGACTGGGTGGACGGCTGGGTCGCCCGGCGACT
Protein-coding regions in this window:
- a CDS encoding universal stress protein, coding for MNWVNSANGAAVVVGVDGSEQALRAVRLAATEAARRHRTLRIVHGFIWPLLHVPVGAPAGGPPGSGLRQQAEQLVATAVAEAEATAPGLQVSGEIIDGEAAAVLLGEAPTAVLIVLGDRGLGGFATLVVGSVAVQVATHADCPVLVARGADRAEGPVVVGVDGSVLSPPAIEFAAEQASLRGTDLVAVHAYLHPVSGGPGDMQPLVYDEDKLRHEEQRVLAESVAGLGERWPDVTVHQRTARGRPGTILTDMSQQAQLLVVGGHGHGAVAGLLLGSVSQSALHHADCPVAVVRTPR